One window from the genome of Trichoplusia ni isolate ovarian cell line Hi5 chromosome 13, tn1, whole genome shotgun sequence encodes:
- the LOC113500334 gene encoding solute carrier family 28 member 3: MESSTPTRRLNSSSERDEVEMGDVRKNGKNGDTITHDYLDYEPSGWLEKTLTRVGSSTDQFISKNRSAMKTITLFILNGLVIGFFFGCLYYYLNYSNDPLELCYGFGSLIAFLSIIYFFVIYFNFVKKFFGNWFEKNVWTKVEDIADMLWAKIWFRWCLILAILAAIAVYLYIDAKDDPERLIALLGLGLLLLLGFVFSANPGRVNWRTVSTGLLIQFIFGIIFIRWTPGRIALQCFSDKVATFLSYGVEGAAFAFGDLLVKTEGVFAFSTLPVMFFFSMLVEILFFWGALQWFCLKLGLVLRAATDTTVCESVIAVGNVFLGMTESVLLVKPYLALQTPSELHVIMSSGFATVSGTILASYIGFGAEPSHLVTASVMSAPAAVCYAKLLMPETKRSLTTVDNIQPVQSEDQSTLSAATRGAANGISMIMNVIANIVAFVAFIAFVNGFLGYCGGLLGNPDLNLEWIFGKVFIPLAWVMGVPWEECELVGTLIGLKTVVNEFVAYQRMGEMKKAGLLSPRAELIATYSLCGFTNPASAGIMIGAMAAVAPNQREVLASIAVRAFFAGCGICFMTACIAGILMPESAFG; encoded by the exons ATGGAGTCGTCAACGCCAACAAGAAGACTTAATTCG TCATCAGAACGTGATGAAGTGGAGATGGGTGATGTAagaaaaaacgggaaaaatgGAGAC ACTATAACCCATGACTACCTAGACTACGAGCCGTCTGGCTGGCTGGAGAAGACCCTGACGAGGGTCGGCAGCTCAACAGACCAGTTCATCTCCAAGAACCGCTCCGCAATGAAGACCATCACTCTGTTTATCCTTAACGGACTCGTCATAGGATTCTTCTTTGGATGcctgtattattatttgaattata GTAATGATCCCCTAGAGCTGTGCTACGGCTTCGGAAGTCTAATAGCCTTCCTtagcataatatatttctttgtaatttactttaatttcgtGAAGAAGTTCTTTGGGAATTGGTTTGAGAAGAATGTTTGGACAAAAGTTGAAGACATCGCTGATATGTTATGGGCTAAGAT TTGGTTCCGCTGGTGCCTCATCCTGGCCATCCTGGCTGCTATCGCCGTGTACCTCTACATCGACGCTAAGGACGACCCGGAGAGGCTCATAGCTCTGCTCGGCCTTGGTCTCCTACTGCTGTTAG GTTTTGTGTTCTCCGCGAACCCGGGTCGTGTGAACTGGCGCACCGTGTCCACCGGGCTGCTGATCCAGTTCATCTTTGGGATTATCTTCATCCGCTGGACTCCTGGCAGGATCGCGCTCCAGTGCTTCTCCGATAAG GTAGCTACGTTCCTCTCGTATGGTGTGGAAGGTGCAGCCTTCGCCTTCGGAGACCTGCTCGTCAAGACCGAGGGAGTCTTTGCATTCAGT ACGCTACCCGTCATGTTCTTCTTCAGCATGTTGGTGGAGATCCTGTTCTTCTGGGGCGCGCTGCAGTGGTTCTGCCTGAAGCTGGGGCTGGTGCTGCGAGCGGCTACCGACACCACAGTCTGCGAGAGTGTCATAGCTGTTGGGAATGTGTTTCTAGGGATG ACGGAATCAGTTCTCCTGGTGAAGCCGTACCTCGCTCTGCAAACTCCATCAGAGCTACACGTCATCATGTCCTCTGGGTTCGCCACTGTATCTG GTACGATCCTGGCTTCCTACATCGGTTTTGGCGCGGAGCCGAGTCACCTGGTGACGGCGAGCGTCATGTCCGCTCCTGCTGCTGTCTGCTACGCCAAGCTGCTCATGCCGGAGACCAAGCGATCACTGACCACCGTCGATAATATACAGCCAGTACAGAG TGAAGATCAGTCGACACTCTCAGCGGCCACGAGAGGCGCAGCCAACGGTATATCCATGATAATGAATGTGATAGCCAATATCGTGGCCTTCGTGGCGTTCATAGCCTTCGTGAACGGTTTCCTGGGCTACTGCGGAGGACTGCTCGGCAACCCAGACTTGAATTTGGAGTGGATCTTTGGAAAAGTATTCATTCCTTTGGCTTGGGTTATGG GTGTACCTTGGGAGGAGTGTGAGCTGGTGGGGACCCTGATAGGCTTGAAGACAGTCGTCAACGAGTTCGTGGCGTACCAGAGAATGGGAGAGATGAAGAAGGCTGGTCTTCTATCG CCTAGAGCAGAGCTGATAGCGACGTACTCTCTGTGCGGCTTCACGAACCCGGCGTCTGCGGGCATAATGATCGGGGCCATGGCCGCCGTCGCGCCCAACCAGAGGGAGGTCCTAGCCAGT ATAGCTGTGAGAGCGTTTTTCGCTGGCTGTGGGATATGTTTCATGACAGCATGTATAGCGG GTATACTAATGCCCGAAAGTGCCTTTGGATAA